One genomic window of Methanosarcina acetivorans C2A includes the following:
- a CDS encoding methanogenesis marker 8 protein — protein MPHIMELLGKTRVVVKDGKVIEVGEPEVDWCPLFAKIRGIKKITPEEVKKNMEFRISDFGMFTEKRRLELEDFVGFGASEVMMTGLSRGLLDTTVTACDGAGTVISNNPTLVQGMGGRMSGLVETEPIDGIINRITECGGIVLDPSTAKMDPVAGVKKAAELGYKKIAVTAAFAETAKELRKLEAELGLDLIVIGVHVTGLNREEAQVLVENSDIVTSCASKPIRDLVKPIAQVGTAVPLFALTQKGKELVIERAKDIKSPILINTMALPVLPEHKQPKDLI, from the coding sequence ATGCCTCACATAATGGAATTGCTTGGAAAAACAAGAGTTGTTGTAAAGGATGGAAAGGTCATCGAAGTCGGAGAGCCTGAAGTTGATTGGTGCCCCCTCTTTGCCAAGATCCGGGGAATCAAGAAGATCACCCCTGAAGAAGTTAAAAAGAACATGGAGTTCAGGATCAGCGACTTCGGGATGTTTACGGAAAAGCGCAGGCTGGAACTTGAGGATTTTGTAGGGTTCGGAGCATCGGAAGTTATGATGACAGGCCTGAGCAGAGGCTTGCTTGACACAACCGTGACCGCCTGTGACGGAGCAGGGACGGTCATCTCCAACAACCCGACCCTTGTGCAGGGAATGGGTGGAAGGATGTCCGGGCTCGTTGAAACCGAACCGATCGATGGCATCATAAACAGAATTACAGAATGCGGCGGAATCGTGCTTGACCCCTCAACTGCAAAAATGGACCCTGTTGCAGGCGTGAAAAAGGCAGCCGAACTCGGGTACAAAAAGATCGCAGTAACTGCAGCTTTTGCTGAAACCGCAAAAGAGTTACGGAAGCTTGAAGCCGAACTCGGGCTTGACCTGATTGTAATTGGAGTCCATGTTACAGGTTTAAACAGGGAAGAAGCCCAAGTCCTCGTGGAAAATTCAGATATCGTAACCAGCTGCGCTTCAAAGCCCATCAGGGACCTTGTAAAGCCCATCGCTCAGGTAGGGACTGCAGTACCGCTTTTTGCCCTTACCCAGAAAGGAAAAGAACTTGTGATCGAAAGGGCAAAGGACATCAAAAGCCCGATTCTGATCAATACCATGGCTTTGCCTGTGCTGCCTGAACACAAACAGCCAAAGGACCTGATTTAA